The proteins below come from a single Tachypleus tridentatus isolate NWPU-2018 chromosome 13, ASM421037v1, whole genome shotgun sequence genomic window:
- the LOC143238985 gene encoding uncharacterized protein LOC143238985 isoform X2, giving the protein MKSGAQTLSMEYFELKAEPFSDDQENYFLEVKLSKREGATSSVIRKEEQEDEYERRSEMIENTVFGIKNEQTNQLSRPETLTNVSDSFESVDDDPSFTKKEVESAEKSQYVDELDATSSVDVKTPMNLQEISHNREAQPGCVGDISNGCNVCKENFIQKGHLTNKRRIANGYNMEYKGNHIESSLCENITAFDTHNKKSNNFYVYGKRFKQSSSLKVHQTNCFRKKVHRCVECGKEFTHLLSMRMHQTVHRRNKKYSCDVCGKLFAYKTYIKLHQRTHTGEKPFSCDVCDKKFAHSSSLKMHQTVHSGDKPYICLICGKVFARQNYLLQHKKIHSVEKPYTCTVCGKEFARKNYLVHHKMIHTGEKPYNCSVCGKTFRREHHLKRHQEIHNEEKAYSCNICGKSFTCTSSLKKHQLIHDREALDKSEICDGPCALEDKLNQHQMIHNELRSHNCNICGKIFTLEYLLKQHQLIHFELIPENCELPANFKHSSSQLASNGNASCNFILCDKEYVRQNHWRNKMENSYNCNVCGKVYASKSNLKRHQTIHSMRKLHSCIVCGKEFTRNVTLKRHQIIHTGEKPYSCGVCGKSFTQNSSVKKHQIIHSGEKPYSCVVCGKVFGTKCNLQSHHRIHTGEKPYSCDVCGKEFTQSSSLKKHQISHSGDKPYDCVVCGKLFGTKCNLKKHLRIHTGEKPYSCDICGKEFAQSSSLKKHQRCHSGCKPHNCMVCGKLFGTKWNLQKHHRIHSGEKPYSCSVCGKKFSQSSSQKKHQISHSGDKPYSCVVCGKIFGTKWNLKKHHRIHSGEKPYICDICGKEFSQSSSLKMHQISHSGDKPYSCVVCGKVFGTKCDLKKHHRIHTGEKPYSCDVCGKEFTQSSSLKKHHISHSGDKPHRCVVCGKVFGTKCNLKNHYRIHTGEKPYSCDVCGKEFTHKSSLKMHEVTHSRKKKHLGRCK; this is encoded by the exons ATGAAGAGTGGTGCACAGACATTATCCATGGAATATTTCGAGCTGAAGGCTGAGCCTTTTTCTGATgatcaagaaaattattttttggaaGTGAAGTTGTCTAAAAGAGAAGGAGCCACAAGTTCAGTAATTA GAAAAGAAGAGCAAGAAGATGAATACGAGAGAAGATCAGAGATGATTGAG aacacTGTTTTTGGGATAAAGAATGAACAGACAAATCAGTTGTCAAGACCTGAGACACTTACCAATGTTAGTGACAGTTTCGAAAGTGTTGATGATGATCCAAGTTTTACAAAGAAAGAAGTGGAATCTGCAGAAAAGTCTCAATATGTTGATGAGTTGGATGCTACATCAT CTGTAGATGTAAAAACTCCAATGAACTTGCAGGAAATTTCTCACAACAGAGAAGCTCAGCCTGGTTGTGTAGGTGACATATCTAATGGTTGTAATGTGTGCAAAGAAAACTTTATTCAGAAAGGACATTTGACAAATAAACGGAGGATTGCCAATGGATATAATATGGAATATAAGGGTAACCATATAGAAAGTTCACTGTGTGAGAATATAACAGCGTTTGATACccataataaaaaatcaaacaatttttatGTCTATGGGAAAAGGTTTAAACAAAGTTCATCTCTAAAGGTGCATCAGACTAATTGCTTTCGGAAAAAAGTACACAGGTGTGTAGAGTGTGGCAAGGAATTTACTCACCTTTTATCTATGAGGATGCACCAGACTGTCCACAGGAGAAACAAAAAGTACAGTTGTGATGTTTGTGGTAAGTTGTTTgcatataaaacatacattaaactaCATCAGAGGACtcatactggagagaaacctttcAGTTGTGATGTTTGTGACAAGAAATTTGCACACAGCTCATCTCTAAAAATGCATCAGACTGTCCATAGTGGTGACAAACCCTATATTTGTCTAATATGTGGCAAAGTATTTGCAAGACAAAACTACTTATTGCAACATAAGAAAATACACTCTGTAGAGAAACCATACACTTGTACTGTATGCGGTAAAGAGTTTGCTAGAAAAAATTACCTAGTGCATCATAAAATGATTCATACTGGAGAAAAGCCATATAACTGTAGTGTCTGTGGCAAAACATTCAGAAGAGAACATCATTTAAAACGACATCAAGAGATACATAATGAAGAGAAAGCATACAGTTGTAACATTTGTGGTAAGAGTTTCACTTGTACTTCGTCTCTTAAAAAACATCAACTTATTCATGATAGAGAAGCACTAGACAAGTCTGAAATCTGTGATGGACCATGTGCACTGGAAGACAAGTTAAATCAACATCAAATGATTCACAATGAATTGAGATCTcataattgtaatatttgtgGTAAAATATTCACTTTAGAATATCTCTTAAAACAGCATCAGCTGATCCATTTTGAGCTTATTCCAGAAAATTGTGAATTGCCTGCTAATTTTAAACACAGCTCATCTCAACTTGCTAGCAATGGTAATGCATCATGCAATTTTATACTGTGTGACAAAGAATATGTTAGACAAAATCACTGgagaaacaagatggaaaattcaTACAATTGCAATGTGTGTGGTAAAGTATATGCCAGCAAAAGTAACTTAAAACGACATCAGACAATCCATAGCATGAGAAAACTGCATAGCTGTATAGTGTGCGGCAAAGAATTTACAAGAAATGTTACCTTAAAGCGACACCAGAttatacacactggggagaaaccgtACAGTTGTGGTGTTTGTGGCAAGAGCTTTACACAGAATTCTTCTGTAAAAAAGCATCAAATAATCCACAGTGGTGAAAAACCATATAGTTGTGTGGTGTGTGGAAAAGTATTTGGAACAAAATGTAACCTACAGAGTCATCATcggatacacactggagagaagcCTTATAGCTGTGACGTTTGTGGTAAAGAATTCACTCAGAGCTCGTCTCTAAAAAAGCATCAGATTTCCCACAGTGGAGATAAACCATATGATTGTGTGGTGTGTGGTAAACTGTTTGGAACAAAATGCAACCTAAAAAAACATCttagaatacacactggggagaaaccatacagttgtgatATCTGTGGCAAGGAATTTGCACAAAGTTCAtcattaaaaaaacatcaaaggTGTCACAGTGGATGTAAACCACATAATTGCATGGTGTGTGGCAAACTATTTGGAACAAAATGGAACTTACAAAAACATCACAGAATACACAGTGGAGAAAAACCCTATAGTTGTAGTGTTTGTGGCAAGAAATTCTCTCAGAGCTCGTCccaaaaaaaacatcaaatttcCCATAGTGGAGATAAACCATACAGCTGTGTGGTGTGTGGCAAAATATTTGGAACAAAGTGGAACCTAAAAAAACATCACAGAATACATAGTGGAGAAAAACCATACATTTGTGACATTTGTGGCAAAGAATTCTCACAAAGTTCATCCTTGAAAATGCATCAAATTTCCCATAGTGGAGATAAACCATACAGCTGTGTGGTGTGTGGCAAAGTATTTGGAACAAAATGTGACCTGAAAAAACATCacagaatacacactggggagaaaccatacagttgtgatGTTTGTGGCAAGGAGTTTACTCAAAGTTCATCTTTGAAAAAGCATCACATTTCTCACAGTGGAGATAAACCTCATAGGTGTGTGGTATGTGGCAAAGTATTTGGGACAAAATGTAACCTAAAGAATCATTACaggatacacactggggagaaaccttacagttgtgatGTTTGTGGCAAGGAATTTACTCACAAGTCATCTCTAAAAATGCACGAAGTTACccacagtagaaaaaaaaaacatttaggaagatgtaaataa
- the LOC143238985 gene encoding uncharacterized protein LOC143238985 isoform X1: MKSGAQTLSMEYFELKAEPFSDDQENYFLEVKLSKREGATSSVIRKEEQEDEYERRSEMIEVNTVFGIKNEQTNQLSRPETLTNVSDSFESVDDDPSFTKKEVESAEKSQYVDELDATSSVDVKTPMNLQEISHNREAQPGCVGDISNGCNVCKENFIQKGHLTNKRRIANGYNMEYKGNHIESSLCENITAFDTHNKKSNNFYVYGKRFKQSSSLKVHQTNCFRKKVHRCVECGKEFTHLLSMRMHQTVHRRNKKYSCDVCGKLFAYKTYIKLHQRTHTGEKPFSCDVCDKKFAHSSSLKMHQTVHSGDKPYICLICGKVFARQNYLLQHKKIHSVEKPYTCTVCGKEFARKNYLVHHKMIHTGEKPYNCSVCGKTFRREHHLKRHQEIHNEEKAYSCNICGKSFTCTSSLKKHQLIHDREALDKSEICDGPCALEDKLNQHQMIHNELRSHNCNICGKIFTLEYLLKQHQLIHFELIPENCELPANFKHSSSQLASNGNASCNFILCDKEYVRQNHWRNKMENSYNCNVCGKVYASKSNLKRHQTIHSMRKLHSCIVCGKEFTRNVTLKRHQIIHTGEKPYSCGVCGKSFTQNSSVKKHQIIHSGEKPYSCVVCGKVFGTKCNLQSHHRIHTGEKPYSCDVCGKEFTQSSSLKKHQISHSGDKPYDCVVCGKLFGTKCNLKKHLRIHTGEKPYSCDICGKEFAQSSSLKKHQRCHSGCKPHNCMVCGKLFGTKWNLQKHHRIHSGEKPYSCSVCGKKFSQSSSQKKHQISHSGDKPYSCVVCGKIFGTKWNLKKHHRIHSGEKPYICDICGKEFSQSSSLKMHQISHSGDKPYSCVVCGKVFGTKCDLKKHHRIHTGEKPYSCDVCGKEFTQSSSLKKHHISHSGDKPHRCVVCGKVFGTKCNLKNHYRIHTGEKPYSCDVCGKEFTHKSSLKMHEVTHSRKKKHLGRCK, encoded by the exons ATGAAGAGTGGTGCACAGACATTATCCATGGAATATTTCGAGCTGAAGGCTGAGCCTTTTTCTGATgatcaagaaaattattttttggaaGTGAAGTTGTCTAAAAGAGAAGGAGCCACAAGTTCAGTAATTA GAAAAGAAGAGCAAGAAGATGAATACGAGAGAAGATCAGAGATGATTGAGGTA aacacTGTTTTTGGGATAAAGAATGAACAGACAAATCAGTTGTCAAGACCTGAGACACTTACCAATGTTAGTGACAGTTTCGAAAGTGTTGATGATGATCCAAGTTTTACAAAGAAAGAAGTGGAATCTGCAGAAAAGTCTCAATATGTTGATGAGTTGGATGCTACATCAT CTGTAGATGTAAAAACTCCAATGAACTTGCAGGAAATTTCTCACAACAGAGAAGCTCAGCCTGGTTGTGTAGGTGACATATCTAATGGTTGTAATGTGTGCAAAGAAAACTTTATTCAGAAAGGACATTTGACAAATAAACGGAGGATTGCCAATGGATATAATATGGAATATAAGGGTAACCATATAGAAAGTTCACTGTGTGAGAATATAACAGCGTTTGATACccataataaaaaatcaaacaatttttatGTCTATGGGAAAAGGTTTAAACAAAGTTCATCTCTAAAGGTGCATCAGACTAATTGCTTTCGGAAAAAAGTACACAGGTGTGTAGAGTGTGGCAAGGAATTTACTCACCTTTTATCTATGAGGATGCACCAGACTGTCCACAGGAGAAACAAAAAGTACAGTTGTGATGTTTGTGGTAAGTTGTTTgcatataaaacatacattaaactaCATCAGAGGACtcatactggagagaaacctttcAGTTGTGATGTTTGTGACAAGAAATTTGCACACAGCTCATCTCTAAAAATGCATCAGACTGTCCATAGTGGTGACAAACCCTATATTTGTCTAATATGTGGCAAAGTATTTGCAAGACAAAACTACTTATTGCAACATAAGAAAATACACTCTGTAGAGAAACCATACACTTGTACTGTATGCGGTAAAGAGTTTGCTAGAAAAAATTACCTAGTGCATCATAAAATGATTCATACTGGAGAAAAGCCATATAACTGTAGTGTCTGTGGCAAAACATTCAGAAGAGAACATCATTTAAAACGACATCAAGAGATACATAATGAAGAGAAAGCATACAGTTGTAACATTTGTGGTAAGAGTTTCACTTGTACTTCGTCTCTTAAAAAACATCAACTTATTCATGATAGAGAAGCACTAGACAAGTCTGAAATCTGTGATGGACCATGTGCACTGGAAGACAAGTTAAATCAACATCAAATGATTCACAATGAATTGAGATCTcataattgtaatatttgtgGTAAAATATTCACTTTAGAATATCTCTTAAAACAGCATCAGCTGATCCATTTTGAGCTTATTCCAGAAAATTGTGAATTGCCTGCTAATTTTAAACACAGCTCATCTCAACTTGCTAGCAATGGTAATGCATCATGCAATTTTATACTGTGTGACAAAGAATATGTTAGACAAAATCACTGgagaaacaagatggaaaattcaTACAATTGCAATGTGTGTGGTAAAGTATATGCCAGCAAAAGTAACTTAAAACGACATCAGACAATCCATAGCATGAGAAAACTGCATAGCTGTATAGTGTGCGGCAAAGAATTTACAAGAAATGTTACCTTAAAGCGACACCAGAttatacacactggggagaaaccgtACAGTTGTGGTGTTTGTGGCAAGAGCTTTACACAGAATTCTTCTGTAAAAAAGCATCAAATAATCCACAGTGGTGAAAAACCATATAGTTGTGTGGTGTGTGGAAAAGTATTTGGAACAAAATGTAACCTACAGAGTCATCATcggatacacactggagagaagcCTTATAGCTGTGACGTTTGTGGTAAAGAATTCACTCAGAGCTCGTCTCTAAAAAAGCATCAGATTTCCCACAGTGGAGATAAACCATATGATTGTGTGGTGTGTGGTAAACTGTTTGGAACAAAATGCAACCTAAAAAAACATCttagaatacacactggggagaaaccatacagttgtgatATCTGTGGCAAGGAATTTGCACAAAGTTCAtcattaaaaaaacatcaaaggTGTCACAGTGGATGTAAACCACATAATTGCATGGTGTGTGGCAAACTATTTGGAACAAAATGGAACTTACAAAAACATCACAGAATACACAGTGGAGAAAAACCCTATAGTTGTAGTGTTTGTGGCAAGAAATTCTCTCAGAGCTCGTCccaaaaaaaacatcaaatttcCCATAGTGGAGATAAACCATACAGCTGTGTGGTGTGTGGCAAAATATTTGGAACAAAGTGGAACCTAAAAAAACATCACAGAATACATAGTGGAGAAAAACCATACATTTGTGACATTTGTGGCAAAGAATTCTCACAAAGTTCATCCTTGAAAATGCATCAAATTTCCCATAGTGGAGATAAACCATACAGCTGTGTGGTGTGTGGCAAAGTATTTGGAACAAAATGTGACCTGAAAAAACATCacagaatacacactggggagaaaccatacagttgtgatGTTTGTGGCAAGGAGTTTACTCAAAGTTCATCTTTGAAAAAGCATCACATTTCTCACAGTGGAGATAAACCTCATAGGTGTGTGGTATGTGGCAAAGTATTTGGGACAAAATGTAACCTAAAGAATCATTACaggatacacactggggagaaaccttacagttgtgatGTTTGTGGCAAGGAATTTACTCACAAGTCATCTCTAAAAATGCACGAAGTTACccacagtagaaaaaaaaaacatttaggaagatgtaaataa
- the LOC143238985 gene encoding uncharacterized protein LOC143238985 isoform X3 — MNLQEISHNREAQPGCVGDISNGCNVCKENFIQKGHLTNKRRIANGYNMEYKGNHIESSLCENITAFDTHNKKSNNFYVYGKRFKQSSSLKVHQTNCFRKKVHRCVECGKEFTHLLSMRMHQTVHRRNKKYSCDVCGKLFAYKTYIKLHQRTHTGEKPFSCDVCDKKFAHSSSLKMHQTVHSGDKPYICLICGKVFARQNYLLQHKKIHSVEKPYTCTVCGKEFARKNYLVHHKMIHTGEKPYNCSVCGKTFRREHHLKRHQEIHNEEKAYSCNICGKSFTCTSSLKKHQLIHDREALDKSEICDGPCALEDKLNQHQMIHNELRSHNCNICGKIFTLEYLLKQHQLIHFELIPENCELPANFKHSSSQLASNGNASCNFILCDKEYVRQNHWRNKMENSYNCNVCGKVYASKSNLKRHQTIHSMRKLHSCIVCGKEFTRNVTLKRHQIIHTGEKPYSCGVCGKSFTQNSSVKKHQIIHSGEKPYSCVVCGKVFGTKCNLQSHHRIHTGEKPYSCDVCGKEFTQSSSLKKHQISHSGDKPYDCVVCGKLFGTKCNLKKHLRIHTGEKPYSCDICGKEFAQSSSLKKHQRCHSGCKPHNCMVCGKLFGTKWNLQKHHRIHSGEKPYSCSVCGKKFSQSSSQKKHQISHSGDKPYSCVVCGKIFGTKWNLKKHHRIHSGEKPYICDICGKEFSQSSSLKMHQISHSGDKPYSCVVCGKVFGTKCDLKKHHRIHTGEKPYSCDVCGKEFTQSSSLKKHHISHSGDKPHRCVVCGKVFGTKCNLKNHYRIHTGEKPYSCDVCGKEFTHKSSLKMHEVTHSRKKKHLGRCK, encoded by the coding sequence ATGAACTTGCAGGAAATTTCTCACAACAGAGAAGCTCAGCCTGGTTGTGTAGGTGACATATCTAATGGTTGTAATGTGTGCAAAGAAAACTTTATTCAGAAAGGACATTTGACAAATAAACGGAGGATTGCCAATGGATATAATATGGAATATAAGGGTAACCATATAGAAAGTTCACTGTGTGAGAATATAACAGCGTTTGATACccataataaaaaatcaaacaatttttatGTCTATGGGAAAAGGTTTAAACAAAGTTCATCTCTAAAGGTGCATCAGACTAATTGCTTTCGGAAAAAAGTACACAGGTGTGTAGAGTGTGGCAAGGAATTTACTCACCTTTTATCTATGAGGATGCACCAGACTGTCCACAGGAGAAACAAAAAGTACAGTTGTGATGTTTGTGGTAAGTTGTTTgcatataaaacatacattaaactaCATCAGAGGACtcatactggagagaaacctttcAGTTGTGATGTTTGTGACAAGAAATTTGCACACAGCTCATCTCTAAAAATGCATCAGACTGTCCATAGTGGTGACAAACCCTATATTTGTCTAATATGTGGCAAAGTATTTGCAAGACAAAACTACTTATTGCAACATAAGAAAATACACTCTGTAGAGAAACCATACACTTGTACTGTATGCGGTAAAGAGTTTGCTAGAAAAAATTACCTAGTGCATCATAAAATGATTCATACTGGAGAAAAGCCATATAACTGTAGTGTCTGTGGCAAAACATTCAGAAGAGAACATCATTTAAAACGACATCAAGAGATACATAATGAAGAGAAAGCATACAGTTGTAACATTTGTGGTAAGAGTTTCACTTGTACTTCGTCTCTTAAAAAACATCAACTTATTCATGATAGAGAAGCACTAGACAAGTCTGAAATCTGTGATGGACCATGTGCACTGGAAGACAAGTTAAATCAACATCAAATGATTCACAATGAATTGAGATCTcataattgtaatatttgtgGTAAAATATTCACTTTAGAATATCTCTTAAAACAGCATCAGCTGATCCATTTTGAGCTTATTCCAGAAAATTGTGAATTGCCTGCTAATTTTAAACACAGCTCATCTCAACTTGCTAGCAATGGTAATGCATCATGCAATTTTATACTGTGTGACAAAGAATATGTTAGACAAAATCACTGgagaaacaagatggaaaattcaTACAATTGCAATGTGTGTGGTAAAGTATATGCCAGCAAAAGTAACTTAAAACGACATCAGACAATCCATAGCATGAGAAAACTGCATAGCTGTATAGTGTGCGGCAAAGAATTTACAAGAAATGTTACCTTAAAGCGACACCAGAttatacacactggggagaaaccgtACAGTTGTGGTGTTTGTGGCAAGAGCTTTACACAGAATTCTTCTGTAAAAAAGCATCAAATAATCCACAGTGGTGAAAAACCATATAGTTGTGTGGTGTGTGGAAAAGTATTTGGAACAAAATGTAACCTACAGAGTCATCATcggatacacactggagagaagcCTTATAGCTGTGACGTTTGTGGTAAAGAATTCACTCAGAGCTCGTCTCTAAAAAAGCATCAGATTTCCCACAGTGGAGATAAACCATATGATTGTGTGGTGTGTGGTAAACTGTTTGGAACAAAATGCAACCTAAAAAAACATCttagaatacacactggggagaaaccatacagttgtgatATCTGTGGCAAGGAATTTGCACAAAGTTCAtcattaaaaaaacatcaaaggTGTCACAGTGGATGTAAACCACATAATTGCATGGTGTGTGGCAAACTATTTGGAACAAAATGGAACTTACAAAAACATCACAGAATACACAGTGGAGAAAAACCCTATAGTTGTAGTGTTTGTGGCAAGAAATTCTCTCAGAGCTCGTCccaaaaaaaacatcaaatttcCCATAGTGGAGATAAACCATACAGCTGTGTGGTGTGTGGCAAAATATTTGGAACAAAGTGGAACCTAAAAAAACATCACAGAATACATAGTGGAGAAAAACCATACATTTGTGACATTTGTGGCAAAGAATTCTCACAAAGTTCATCCTTGAAAATGCATCAAATTTCCCATAGTGGAGATAAACCATACAGCTGTGTGGTGTGTGGCAAAGTATTTGGAACAAAATGTGACCTGAAAAAACATCacagaatacacactggggagaaaccatacagttgtgatGTTTGTGGCAAGGAGTTTACTCAAAGTTCATCTTTGAAAAAGCATCACATTTCTCACAGTGGAGATAAACCTCATAGGTGTGTGGTATGTGGCAAAGTATTTGGGACAAAATGTAACCTAAAGAATCATTACaggatacacactggggagaaaccttacagttgtgatGTTTGTGGCAAGGAATTTACTCACAAGTCATCTCTAAAAATGCACGAAGTTACccacagtagaaaaaaaaaacatttaggaagatgtaaataa